From a single Rodentibacter sp. JRC1 genomic region:
- a CDS encoding MMPL family transporter translates to MSRYLTACRALYALMIIGAVLFLGLQIQKNHLLETDLKALLPQEQHWSAVQSKADQIQEQQLNRQFIALIGHSNRAKAFTLTEQLSKQWQQSHLFTRIDSKFQPNISQLQQEIDSLSVAGLPENQRNQLLTNAKGYFQQYAEQIVNPFAQTGLITIERDWLGFGRFINQNRLSPNIQWNAENGMVFIPADKYTWVLLRAELNQKDFFTPSQSLLKFTEQNRQFIEVQQGELLLASTSLFSAYAKQQAEQESILMSTLGIGLTLLLLVSVFRTLRVLWLFLPIVVGMLFGVVATLLFFGQIHILTLVVGTSLVGVLIDFPLHWLSSSLFNLNWQPQQAMNRLRFTFFISLFVTLLGYGLLGFTPLPVLKQTALFSAFALIGAICATLLYLPPLFKNYRHNKRSNPFEIFQVTLNKKTKICLFVALLIFVGIGLSKSKWQDDIRQWIAMPPQLVAQLQQIAKLTGIDFGSQYFLVVAEDDNALLEQSRRLSRQLESRQIAHQSLSQWLLSEDEQKNFIAEVSQKINSEDYAILEEIGIPLGAVENSLKDLANKPLINLQQALKTQFGQAWQSLYLGDLGKHHIGGIVKITNPQNITALTELADNQHIFLQDKRASLNLSFQETRNQAAWLKLLSFLFAGLLLWKYFGLKKSAKMLLIPFSAIIMTVAIFGWFNLPISLFVMFGLLLVSAIGIDYTAYMQTAKEPIKDKKVSILLACCTTLISFILLGLSTTPAVSAFGLSVGIGIVLTLFMTFYYVQE, encoded by the coding sequence ATGTCTCGTTATCTCACCGCTTGTCGAGCGCTTTATGCTCTGATGATTATTGGAGCCGTGCTATTTTTAGGCCTCCAAATACAGAAAAATCATCTGCTTGAAACCGATCTCAAAGCCTTGTTACCCCAAGAACAACATTGGTCAGCGGTGCAATCTAAAGCCGATCAGATTCAAGAACAGCAGCTTAACCGCCAATTCATCGCTTTAATCGGGCATTCTAATCGTGCTAAAGCCTTTACTCTCACAGAACAGCTGAGTAAACAGTGGCAACAAAGCCATCTATTCACTCGAATCGACAGCAAATTTCAGCCGAACATCAGTCAACTTCAACAAGAGATTGATTCGTTAAGTGTTGCGGGTCTGCCGGAAAATCAGCGTAATCAGTTACTCACGAATGCAAAAGGATATTTTCAGCAATATGCCGAACAAATAGTGAACCCTTTTGCGCAAACCGGTTTGATAACAATCGAACGGGATTGGCTTGGCTTTGGGCGTTTTATCAATCAAAATCGGCTTTCACCGAATATTCAATGGAATGCGGAAAATGGAATGGTCTTTATCCCCGCAGATAAATACACTTGGGTTTTGCTAAGAGCGGAGCTGAATCAAAAGGATTTTTTTACGCCAAGTCAGTCGTTATTGAAATTCACGGAACAAAATAGGCAATTTATTGAAGTGCAACAAGGTGAGCTCTTACTGGCATCCACCTCTCTTTTTTCCGCATATGCCAAGCAACAAGCAGAGCAAGAAAGCATTCTGATGAGTACGCTTGGAATTGGTTTAACACTATTGTTATTGGTTAGCGTATTTCGGACACTACGCGTACTTTGGTTGTTTTTGCCTATTGTGGTAGGAATGTTATTTGGTGTAGTGGCAACCCTGTTGTTTTTCGGGCAAATACATATTTTAACGCTGGTAGTCGGCACAAGTCTTGTCGGCGTACTCATTGATTTTCCGCTACATTGGCTTTCCTCATCACTCTTTAATTTAAATTGGCAGCCGCAACAAGCAATGAACCGTTTACGTTTCACGTTCTTTATTAGCCTTTTCGTTACATTGCTGGGGTACGGCCTGCTTGGTTTTACTCCATTACCGGTGTTAAAACAGACCGCACTTTTCTCCGCTTTTGCTTTAATTGGCGCAATTTGTGCGACTTTGCTTTATTTACCGCCGTTATTTAAGAATTACCGTCACAACAAGCGATCAAACCCTTTTGAAATTTTTCAAGTTACATTGAACAAAAAAACGAAAATCTGTTTGTTTGTCGCATTGTTAATTTTTGTTGGTATCGGATTGAGTAAAAGTAAATGGCAAGATGATATTCGCCAATGGATAGCAATGCCACCACAGCTGGTAGCGCAATTACAACAAATTGCAAAACTGACAGGAATAGATTTCGGCAGTCAATATTTTTTGGTCGTAGCGGAAGATGATAACGCATTGCTAGAACAATCCCGCCGGTTGAGCCGGCAATTAGAAAGCCGACAAATCGCACATCAATCATTAAGCCAATGGTTATTATCCGAGGATGAGCAAAAAAATTTTATTGCAGAAGTTAGCCAAAAAATTAACTCGGAGGATTATGCTATTTTGGAAGAAATCGGCATACCGCTTGGTGCAGTGGAAAACTCACTAAAAGATTTGGCAAATAAACCGCTTATAAACTTACAACAAGCCTTAAAAACTCAGTTCGGTCAAGCTTGGCAATCTCTGTATTTAGGCGATTTAGGGAAGCATCACATTGGCGGTATAGTAAAAATAACAAATCCTCAAAATATCACCGCACTTACCGAATTGGCGGACAATCAACATATTTTTTTACAGGATAAACGCGCCTCTTTAAATCTCTCGTTTCAGGAAACTCGCAATCAAGCCGCTTGGTTGAAATTACTCTCTTTTTTATTCGCAGGTTTATTACTGTGGAAATATTTCGGATTGAAGAAAAGCGCAAAAATGTTACTGATTCCGTTTTCTGCAATCATCATGACGGTGGCAATTTTCGGCTGGTTTAACTTACCAATAAGTCTGTTTGTAATGTTTGGTTTACTACTGGTTTCTGCTATCGGTATAGATTACACCGCTTATATGCAAACGGCAAAAGAACCGATAAAAGATAAAAAAGTTTCTATTCTATTGGCCTGTTGTACCACGCTTATTTCGTTTATTTTGCTCGGACTTAGCACAACACCTGCCGTATCGGCCTTTGGGTTAAGTGTAGGGATAGGTATCGTACTCACCTTGTTTATGACATTTTATTATGTTCAAGAGTAA
- a CDS encoding outer membrane lipoprotein carrier protein LolA encodes MKKYLFLFLLFFSPLSWGFSQAELIQQLQKPQSVQGDFSQQRFLKSLVKPIVATGKFTLVAKKGLLWQMEKPFASQMKVTAQGIFQWNGSNWVTNSSMGQAEQIQLFLGLLSGDISALSSQFEFSLTGSASNWQLLLKPNSLLMKQIFDQITIEGDIVVNSIELKEKQGDRTLIQFENIRLNQPLSALAQSALN; translated from the coding sequence ATGAAAAAATATCTGTTTTTATTTTTACTTTTTTTTAGTCCGCTTTCATGGGGATTTTCTCAAGCCGAGCTGATTCAACAATTACAAAAACCGCAATCCGTACAAGGTGATTTTAGTCAGCAACGTTTTTTAAAATCGTTAGTAAAGCCGATTGTTGCCACCGGAAAATTTACTTTAGTGGCAAAAAAAGGGCTACTATGGCAAATGGAAAAACCGTTTGCGAGCCAAATGAAAGTGACTGCTCAGGGGATTTTTCAGTGGAATGGTTCAAACTGGGTGACTAATTCCAGTATGGGGCAAGCGGAACAAATCCAATTGTTTTTAGGATTACTTAGTGGCGATATATCCGCATTATCAAGCCAATTTGAGTTTAGCCTGACGGGGTCTGCTTCAAATTGGCAATTATTGTTAAAACCAAACAGTTTATTAATGAAACAAATTTTTGATCAAATTACCATTGAGGGCGATATTGTGGTTAATTCGATCGAGCTGAAAGAAAAACAAGGCGATCGCACCCTTATTCAATTTGAAAATATACGATTAAATCAGCCGTTATCGGCTTTGGCACAATCGGCATTAAATTAG
- a CDS encoding acyl carrier protein — MTEQEIQTLLVNALETLFEVDPKSITPETNLYEDLEIDSIDAIDLIDHIKRETGHKLQAEDFRNVRTVADVVQAVAKISQTQTE; from the coding sequence ATGACTGAACAAGAAATCCAAACCCTGTTAGTGAACGCACTGGAAACCCTGTTTGAAGTCGATCCCAAAAGTATTACGCCGGAGACCAACTTGTATGAAGATTTAGAGATCGACAGCATTGATGCGATTGATTTAATCGATCATATCAAACGTGAAACCGGGCATAAATTACAAGCGGAAGATTTCCGTAATGTGCGCACCGTTGCCGATGTGGTGCAAGCTGTGGCAAAAATCAGTCAAACGCAGACAGAGTAA
- a CDS encoding 1-acyl-sn-glycerol-3-phosphate acyltransferase, with translation MAEKLNRLRRFFGTMFGFVLFAFAGVIFRIVLLPYTCNPQQNDLETQLKARRWVGIIWGYFVRYAQWSGVLEVNYHGFEKLGRTGQLIIANHPSLLDVVLIIAKESRLNCIVKQDLLNNPILVAPILASGFLPNTESEEVLEKSHHILQNEALLLFPEGTRTGWDGVVNLHRGAVSIGLRSANVITPVVIKMSPPNFKKGQPWYKIPVKKITYDLTVCDDIDPQTLLREASLPIASRRLKKQLEQLFNSHTQSI, from the coding sequence ATGGCAGAAAAATTAAACCGATTACGCCGTTTTTTCGGTACGATGTTTGGCTTTGTCTTATTTGCCTTTGCCGGCGTTATTTTTCGCATTGTTTTGCTGCCTTACACATGTAATCCACAACAAAACGATCTTGAAACCCAATTAAAAGCACGACGTTGGGTTGGAATAATTTGGGGATACTTTGTTCGTTACGCCCAATGGTCCGGTGTATTGGAAGTCAATTATCACGGCTTTGAAAAATTAGGTAGAACAGGGCAATTAATTATTGCCAACCACCCGTCATTATTAGATGTAGTGTTAATTATTGCAAAAGAAAGCCGATTAAATTGTATTGTTAAACAAGATTTACTCAATAACCCGATTTTGGTCGCGCCAATCCTTGCCAGCGGTTTTTTGCCAAATACCGAAAGCGAAGAAGTGTTGGAAAAAAGCCATCACATTTTGCAAAATGAAGCCTTATTGCTTTTCCCCGAAGGCACAAGAACAGGCTGGGACGGCGTGGTAAATTTACATCGTGGGGCGGTTTCTATCGGATTGCGTAGTGCCAACGTGATTACGCCGGTGGTGATAAAAATGTCACCGCCGAATTTTAAAAAAGGGCAGCCTTGGTATAAAATACCCGTGAAAAAAATTACTTACGATTTAACGGTTTGCGATGATATTGATCCGCAAACTTTGTTAAGGGAGGCCTCATTACCTATTGCATCACGCCGTTTGAAAAAGCAATTAGAACAGTTATTTAATTCACATACCCAATCAATATAA
- a CDS encoding beta-ketoacyl synthase chain length factor, which produces MTTHCKFTFNVQAWKVVTNKQLSIADWQQGEQYWEENAKNWQDFSPKLTFLPPMKRRRLSDSARLFLEAAWELLPPEQANIPVVYASSNSEINRSFGLWHTLLQEGDVSPTSFSLSVHNALVGQWSEFRQVTTETVSITAQRDNLEAALLEAYLLLNESHQKVLVVVAESPLLESYNAKPVFRQPFAYALALVVTKGEQYQLSLVAKNAENSTALLAKDNALAWVRQHYLQSEKWQTGSANDKVWQWQKN; this is translated from the coding sequence ATGACAACACATTGTAAATTTACATTTAATGTTCAGGCTTGGAAGGTTGTAACAAATAAACAGCTTTCCATTGCTGATTGGCAGCAAGGAGAACAGTATTGGGAGGAAAATGCTAAAAATTGGCAGGATTTTTCCCCGAAACTAACTTTTCTGCCACCGATGAAACGTCGTCGTTTAAGTGATTCGGCTCGGCTTTTTTTGGAAGCGGCGTGGGAGTTGCTTCCGCCTGAACAGGCAAATATTCCAGTGGTGTATGCTTCTAGTAATAGCGAAATTAATCGTAGTTTCGGGCTGTGGCATACACTATTGCAGGAAGGGGATGTTTCGCCGACGTCATTTAGTTTATCGGTACATAATGCGCTGGTTGGGCAGTGGTCTGAGTTTCGCCAGGTAACGACAGAAACCGTCTCCATTACGGCACAACGTGACAATTTAGAAGCGGCATTGCTGGAAGCCTACTTGCTCTTGAATGAGAGTCATCAAAAAGTGTTGGTTGTGGTGGCGGAAAGTCCGTTATTGGAAAGCTATAATGCTAAGCCGGTTTTTCGTCAGCCTTTTGCTTATGCATTAGCGTTAGTAGTGACGAAGGGTGAACAATATCAGTTGAGCTTAGTGGCAAAAAATGCAGAGAATTCGACCGCACTTTTGGCAAAAGATAATGCGTTGGCATGGGTTCGGCAGCATTATCTGCAAAGCGAAAAATGGCAAACCGGCAGCGCAAATGATAAGGTGTGGCAATGGCAGAAAAATTAA
- a CDS encoding thioesterase family protein: MKKHIYCKHQSEYEVQFFDVDSMNIMWHGHYVKYLEMARCAFLDEIGYTYDVMREQGFAYPIVALDLKYVKPALFRQKICVELALVEYESCIRFDYVIVDVITGEKLTKGSTTQMAIEIVSRETQFETPLSWRNAVQNFKGFRPLVGER; the protein is encoded by the coding sequence ATGAAAAAACATATTTATTGCAAACATCAATCTGAGTATGAGGTTCAGTTCTTTGATGTGGATTCAATGAACATTATGTGGCATGGGCATTATGTAAAATACCTAGAAATGGCGCGCTGTGCCTTTTTGGACGAAATTGGTTATACCTATGATGTCATGCGTGAACAGGGTTTTGCGTATCCGATCGTGGCGCTTGATTTGAAATATGTCAAACCGGCACTTTTTCGCCAAAAAATTTGCGTGGAACTGGCATTGGTCGAATATGAAAGCTGTATCCGATTTGATTATGTTATTGTTGATGTGATAACCGGTGAAAAGCTAACTAAAGGCTCGACGACCCAAATGGCAATTGAAATTGTAAGCCGAGAAACACAATTTGAAACGCCATTATCGTGGAGAAATGCGGTGCAAAATTTTAAGGGTTTTCGACCGCTTGTAGGGGAACGCTAA
- a CDS encoding class I adenylate-forming enzyme family protein: MKTITSSSLPIALNPEWSRADFYYRAHQISAQLQQDNIQAVALWFDDATYFACVLLACLNAKVRVLLPPNLVGDNQQWVDENADLLFNDAGFADYGISQKIISNRPLVGQGNQTEVWLKTSGSSGNAKIVVKTAEQLWQEAEIVAQILPFATEQQVHLVSSVSVQHFYGLTYRVMLPLLRGWVIDRLQHTFPDSFLQHSRHFGKALWITSPTFLTGLDINRKDIHYDNLCGIVTSGGALAEVEAMRIAQKLNVSLIEGYGSTETGVIAIRQGTEYWTTVPDVTVGVNEEGALWVESHRVPQREQTADAVEFYPQGFLLLGRIDRIAKLGDKRISLIRIEQDLIQHHWVADCFIAPHIDHKHRPLAWVALSDEGMAEYQKQGRKALIRTLRQHLLTKQERFALPRYWRFTDKLPRNSQSKILRQDFEQICKAH, translated from the coding sequence ATGAAAACGATCACTTCATCTTCTCTTCCTATCGCACTGAATCCGGAATGGTCTCGGGCGGATTTTTATTACCGCGCCCATCAAATTTCTGCGCAGTTACAGCAAGATAATATTCAAGCGGTGGCATTATGGTTTGATGATGCCACTTATTTTGCCTGCGTTTTACTTGCCTGCCTAAATGCTAAAGTGCGGGTACTGTTGCCGCCAAATCTCGTTGGCGATAATCAACAATGGGTTGATGAAAATGCCGACCTACTCTTTAATGATGCCGGTTTTGCCGATTATGGCATTTCGCAAAAAATTATCTCAAACAGACCGCTTGTTGGGCAAGGCAATCAGACCGAAGTCTGGTTAAAAACCTCCGGCAGCAGCGGCAATGCCAAAATCGTCGTAAAAACAGCCGAGCAACTTTGGCAGGAAGCGGAAATCGTCGCACAAATTTTACCCTTTGCCACCGAACAACAGGTGCATTTGGTGAGCAGTGTCAGTGTGCAGCATTTTTATGGGCTAACTTATCGTGTGATGTTACCGTTGTTGCGCGGTTGGGTGATTGACCGTCTACAACATACTTTCCCTGATAGTTTTTTACAACACAGCCGTCATTTCGGCAAAGCGCTTTGGATTACCAGCCCGACTTTTCTCACCGGTTTGGATATTAACCGCAAAGATATTCATTACGATAATCTTTGCGGTATCGTCACCTCGGGCGGTGCATTGGCGGAAGTCGAGGCAATGAGAATTGCACAAAAATTAAATGTGTCGCTAATTGAAGGCTACGGCAGCACGGAAACCGGCGTGATTGCTATTCGGCAAGGCACGGAATACTGGACAACCGTGCCGGACGTGACAGTCGGCGTTAATGAGGAGGGAGCACTATGGGTCGAATCTCATCGCGTGCCGCAGCGAGAGCAAACTGCCGATGCGGTAGAGTTTTATCCGCAAGGCTTTTTGTTGTTAGGGCGCATTGACCGCATTGCTAAGCTGGGCGATAAACGGATTTCACTGATTCGTATTGAACAGGATTTAATACAGCACCATTGGGTTGCCGATTGCTTTATTGCGCCGCATATTGATCATAAACATCGTCCATTAGCGTGGGTGGCGTTATCCGATGAAGGAATGGCAGAATATCAAAAACAGGGGCGTAAAGCGCTGATTCGGACGTTGCGCCAGCATTTATTAACCAAACAGGAACGCTTTGCTTTACCACGCTATTGGCGGTTTACCGATAAATTACCGCGCAATAGCCAGTCAAAGATTTTGCGACAGGATTTTGAACAAATATGCAAAGCACATTAA
- a CDS encoding glycosyl transferase family 2, with protein MTENPKHWAQQQERGTAFFLKLTQWIVRYCPLWLIRFCTFWVVLYFYLTSRKARHYIAEYQQNLTACFPQVRLKKAAVFRQFLAFGEAITDRFAVWQHQIHYADLVIDDSENLYAEIDAGGRGQILICSHFGNIEICRALLNNGHHPNFKLNALVHSKHAEAFNHALVEAGADELPLIQVEELDAQKMLALSEKIEQGEWIAIAADRIPLRGDKTYAINFLGKAAEFPEGAWLLAALLKAPINTIFSLKENGKYRLKLRHFSSGITGRGKVREQHIHHVMQQYADLLAKECAKNPHLWFNFYDFWQQK; from the coding sequence ATGACGGAAAACCCAAAACATTGGGCGCAGCAACAAGAACGGGGAACGGCCTTTTTTCTGAAACTAACCCAATGGATTGTGCGATATTGCCCACTTTGGCTGATTCGCTTTTGTACTTTCTGGGTTGTGTTATATTTTTACCTCACTTCACGCAAAGCACGGCATTATATTGCAGAATATCAACAAAATCTGACCGCTTGTTTCCCCCAAGTGCGGTTAAAAAAAGCGGCGGTTTTTCGTCAGTTTCTCGCCTTTGGCGAGGCGATTACCGACCGTTTTGCCGTATGGCAACATCAAATTCATTATGCGGATTTAGTGATTGACGACAGCGAAAATCTCTATGCCGAAATTGATGCCGGCGGTCGAGGGCAAATATTAATCTGTTCCCACTTCGGCAATATTGAAATTTGTCGTGCCTTGCTGAATAACGGACATCACCCAAATTTTAAGTTAAATGCTTTGGTTCATAGTAAACACGCTGAAGCTTTTAATCACGCCTTAGTTGAAGCCGGCGCAGATGAATTACCGCTTATTCAGGTGGAAGAACTGGATGCACAAAAAATGCTGGCATTATCTGAAAAAATAGAACAAGGCGAATGGATTGCCATTGCCGCTGATCGCATTCCGCTACGAGGCGATAAAACCTATGCGATTAATTTTTTAGGCAAAGCGGCTGAATTTCCCGAAGGCGCTTGGCTGTTGGCGGCTCTCCTTAAAGCACCGATTAATACCATTTTCAGCTTAAAAGAAAACGGCAAATATCGTTTAAAACTGCGGCATTTCTCTAGCGGTATCACGGGACGTGGTAAAGTACGTGAACAACATATTCACCACGTAATGCAACAGTATGCCGATTTACTTGCAAAAGAATGTGCAAAAAATCCACATTTATGGTTTAATTTTTATGATTTTTGGCAACAAAAATAA
- a CDS encoding AMP-binding protein, translating to MNYLPTDLIAQSPDWAFADFEQRVWQIVNELQRREIQAVALWFEDGAKLACTLLACWHANVRTLLLPNFTSESILWTAGQAELWLTDTPINIVSSGIKSAVCFFDEFALNGQYTLPNRPLDQFSSDSAFLLKTSGSTGTPKTIVKTAAQLWRNAQICADTFGFKSGNQVRSVCTVSIQHLYGLICQIMMPLVLGWQIERKQQFYPEDVALACKRAKKSVLISSPTMLASIDWQRLAFPNLQGIVSAGGLLSGQIAQAINTTLGFPVTDFYGSTEAGAIAYRRGSTLWQAMPTATIGVDERSALWIEADWVSGREQSEDIIKLSENCFEMLGRADRIIKLGDKRLSLAGIEQGLMTNPLVCDCYIGQHPEKQRLACWLALSEQGIELFREQGRKAVIEALKTHLAKNQEKTAIPRFWRFSDTLPRNSQSKISRLAFEATCRQEQRDPIWHNQEKSENLQVFQGKVPLDLVYFKGHFANFPLVPGVVELQWISDKINEFFQHSQTITRIDNLKFQKFLRPNDEMELTLDWEAPKQRMKFQLKTDGEPCSSGLVILA from the coding sequence ATGAATTATTTACCTACCGATTTAATTGCTCAATCACCCGATTGGGCTTTTGCCGATTTTGAGCAACGAGTCTGGCAGATTGTCAACGAATTACAACGTCGAGAAATCCAAGCTGTTGCGCTATGGTTTGAAGATGGCGCAAAACTGGCTTGCACGCTACTTGCCTGCTGGCACGCCAATGTTCGCACCTTGTTATTACCCAATTTCACCTCAGAAAGTATCCTATGGACCGCAGGACAAGCGGAGTTATGGCTTACTGATACACCAATTAACATTGTCTCAAGCGGTATTAAAAGTGCGGTCTGTTTTTTCGATGAATTTGCCTTGAATGGGCAATATACTCTGCCAAACCGCCCTCTCGATCAATTCTCGTCGGATAGTGCGTTTTTGCTTAAAACGTCCGGTAGCACAGGCACGCCAAAAACGATTGTAAAAACCGCCGCGCAGCTGTGGCGGAACGCTCAAATTTGTGCCGATACCTTTGGTTTTAAATCCGGCAATCAAGTCCGTTCGGTTTGCACCGTCAGTATTCAACATCTTTATGGCTTAATTTGCCAAATTATGATGCCGCTCGTGCTGGGCTGGCAGATTGAGCGCAAACAGCAGTTCTATCCGGAAGATGTGGCATTGGCGTGCAAGCGTGCGAAAAAATCCGTGCTGATTAGTAGCCCGACAATGCTGGCGAGTATTGATTGGCAACGTTTGGCTTTTCCGAATTTACAAGGCATTGTTTCCGCCGGCGGTTTGCTTTCCGGTCAAATTGCGCAAGCAATCAACACGACACTGGGTTTCCCCGTTACGGATTTTTACGGTTCAACCGAGGCAGGTGCTATTGCTTACCGACGGGGTTCAACCCTATGGCAAGCTATGCCAACCGCAACGATTGGTGTTGATGAACGCTCTGCCTTATGGATTGAGGCGGATTGGGTGAGCGGGCGTGAACAATCGGAAGATATCATCAAATTGTCGGAAAACTGCTTTGAAATGTTAGGGCGTGCGGACCGAATTATTAAATTAGGCGACAAACGCCTTTCCCTTGCCGGTATTGAACAAGGTTTAATGACCAATCCATTGGTGTGCGATTGCTATATCGGACAACACCCCGAAAAGCAACGGCTTGCCTGCTGGTTGGCCTTGTCTGAACAAGGTATCGAACTGTTTCGTGAGCAAGGGCGAAAAGCGGTGATCGAAGCATTAAAAACGCATTTGGCGAAAAATCAGGAGAAAACGGCAATTCCACGCTTTTGGCGATTTAGCGATACACTACCACGTAATAGCCAATCTAAAATTAGCCGTTTGGCGTTTGAAGCAACTTGCCGGCAAGAACAACGGGATCCAATTTGGCATAACCAAGAAAAATCTGAAAACCTACAGGTATTTCAGGGTAAAGTCCCTCTTGATTTGGTTTATTTCAAAGGACATTTCGCCAATTTTCCATTGGTGCCTGGTGTAGTGGAATTGCAATGGATTAGCGACAAAATTAATGAATTTTTTCAGCATTCCCAAACGATTACACGAATTGATAACCTCAAATTCCAGAAATTTCTGCGCCCGAATGATGAAATGGAATTAACATTGGATTGGGAAGCGCCTAAACAACGAATGAAATTCCAATTAAAAACCGATGGCGAGCCTTGCTCCAGCGGTTTGGTGATATTGGCTTAA
- a CDS encoding phosphopantetheine-binding protein, with the protein MELEQQLKQLIIDSLGLEDMSVEDIDTEAALFGDEGLGLDSVDALELGLAVQKTFGLQLDSEKQNLRDHFESVATLAAFIRATKE; encoded by the coding sequence ATGGAACTCGAACAACAATTAAAACAGTTAATTATTGATAGTCTTGGGCTGGAAGATATGAGTGTGGAGGACATTGATACCGAAGCCGCTTTATTTGGTGATGAGGGCTTAGGTTTAGATTCAGTGGATGCCCTTGAATTGGGGTTGGCCGTACAAAAAACCTTTGGTTTGCAATTAGACAGTGAAAAACAAAATTTGCGTGACCACTTTGAAAGTGTTGCAACCCTTGCCGCATTTATTCGTGCCACTAAGGAATAA
- a CDS encoding excinuclease ABC subunit A — protein MKLVKTAGVVTAALIMAACAPRDTTHYYSIQEALNSSQAKEILDPSVKLYFGKAAPGKVIRKGITTNPKTNALNKSDLEACQWVFLSAVKKFQERAKKEGATKVSNLVSYYKKKEYRSTSQYECHAGRSIAGVALKGDIVK, from the coding sequence ATGAAATTAGTTAAAACAGCAGGTGTAGTCACCGCAGCGCTTATTATGGCAGCTTGTGCCCCGCGAGATACGACACATTACTATTCTATTCAAGAAGCGTTAAATTCATCACAAGCAAAAGAAATTCTCGATCCGAGTGTGAAACTCTACTTTGGTAAAGCGGCACCCGGTAAAGTTATTCGCAAGGGCATAACAACCAATCCGAAAACCAATGCACTGAATAAAAGTGATTTAGAAGCTTGCCAATGGGTGTTTTTATCTGCCGTGAAAAAATTCCAAGAGCGTGCTAAGAAAGAAGGGGCAACCAAAGTCTCCAACTTAGTGAGTTACTATAAGAAAAAAGAATATAGAAGTACCTCTCAGTACGAATGTCATGCAGGGCGAAGTATTGCAGGCGTAGCGCTAAAAGGCGACATTGTAAAATAA
- a CDS encoding glycosyltransferase family 2 protein — translation MNNFNPVAVIPHYNHSDTIGRVIEQLQAFDLAVLVVDDGSSEEHKKALATFENESVSIVYNPQNGGKGAAVKIGLAEAFKRGFTHAIQVDADGQHNLADIATFLEKSHKNPTALICGKPIYGEDAPKARLYGRKITNFWIAVNTLSTQIEDGMCGFRLYPLAAVVPIVTQEKLGDRMDFDIEILVRCQWRKIPMIWVETPVKYDEGGVSHFRGLADNWLISKMHARLFFTMLMRLLTGKWS, via the coding sequence ATGAACAACTTTAACCCCGTTGCCGTTATTCCGCACTATAATCATTCCGACACAATCGGTCGGGTGATCGAGCAGCTACAGGCTTTTGATTTAGCCGTGTTGGTGGTGGATGACGGCTCAAGTGAAGAGCATAAAAAAGCGTTGGCAACCTTCGAAAATGAATCGGTTTCTATTGTGTATAATCCACAAAACGGCGGCAAAGGTGCAGCGGTGAAAATCGGTTTGGCGGAAGCCTTTAAACGAGGTTTTACTCACGCGATTCAAGTGGATGCGGACGGCCAGCATAACTTGGCGGATATTGCGACATTTTTAGAAAAATCGCATAAAAATCCGACCGCACTTATTTGTGGTAAACCGATTTATGGAGAGGATGCCCCTAAAGCCCGTTTGTATGGGCGTAAAATTACCAACTTTTGGATAGCGGTAAATACCTTATCGACTCAAATTGAAGACGGTATGTGTGGTTTTCGTTTGTATCCGTTAGCCGCAGTTGTCCCTATTGTTACTCAAGAGAAGCTAGGTGATCGTATGGATTTCGATATTGAAATTTTGGTGCGTTGCCAATGGCGGAAAATCCCCATGATTTGGGTAGAAACACCGGTAAAATATGATGAAGGCGGAGTTTCGCATTTTCGAGGTTTGGCGGATAATTGGTTGATTAGCAAAATGCACGCACGGCTGTTTTTTACAATGTTAATGCGCTTATTAACAGGGAAATGGTCATGA